The Enterobacter kobei genome has a segment encoding these proteins:
- a CDS encoding capsid protein: MADTSYSPDLFRPHYGGVESDNDIHIEAYDRDVQTRLESKSVFLAEGLSTYRPLKGSNQYRIDRLSGDLEVKGRTAGQSLEPTAVKSDKLIISVDTLSYIRIPIDYQDDWTAPTFRAELSRNMGTAHAKFYDEAHTIQLIKATDFVPPPTLQPTFNPLTDNVVSLDLTTGSEEDAANELVHAIKAAVNRFLTEKDIPVAELVLLIDPAWFSILMEHKKLMNVRYSRDSGNDYAWRRVGYVAGVRVIELNSYPQEAITGHELGADYDVTAEEAMTRATLFKPSSVLLTVEAQSVINRQWDDEREMTMVMDSYRLFNVGLRRPDCVINFRQAV; encoded by the coding sequence ATGGCTGATACTTCGTACAGTCCCGATCTGTTTCGCCCACATTATGGCGGGGTGGAATCCGACAATGATATTCACATCGAGGCTTATGACCGGGATGTCCAGACCCGTTTAGAGTCCAAATCCGTATTTCTGGCCGAGGGGCTGTCTACATACAGGCCGCTGAAAGGCAGCAACCAATACCGCATTGATCGCCTGAGTGGTGATCTTGAGGTGAAGGGCAGAACCGCAGGGCAATCGCTGGAGCCTACCGCCGTTAAGTCGGACAAGCTGATCATCTCTGTGGATACTCTGAGCTATATCCGCATCCCGATTGATTATCAAGATGACTGGACTGCACCCACCTTTCGCGCCGAGCTGAGCCGCAACATGGGGACAGCCCATGCGAAGTTTTACGACGAAGCGCACACCATCCAGTTAATCAAAGCGACTGACTTTGTACCGCCGCCGACACTGCAACCAACGTTTAACCCGCTTACGGATAACGTTGTCTCGCTCGACCTGACAACGGGGAGCGAAGAGGATGCGGCTAACGAACTGGTTCACGCTATCAAAGCTGCTGTTAATCGGTTCCTTACCGAGAAAGATATTCCGGTGGCTGAGCTGGTGCTTCTCATCGACCCGGCTTGGTTCAGCATTCTGATGGAACATAAGAAGCTGATGAACGTCCGTTACAGCCGGGATAGTGGCAACGATTACGCATGGCGTCGTGTTGGCTATGTCGCTGGGGTGCGAGTTATCGAGCTGAATAGTTACCCGCAGGAAGCCATTACCGGGCATGAACTGGGCGCTGATTATGACGTTACCGCAGAGGAAGCGATGACGAGAGCGACGCTGTTTAAACCTTCCTCTGTGCTGCTGACGGTCGAAGCGCAGAGCGTCATCAATCGTCAGTGGGATGATGAGCGCGAAATGACGATGGTGATGGACTCATATCGTCTGTTCAATGTTGGGCTGCGCCGCCCGGACTGCGTTATCAATTTCCGACAAGCTGTGTAA
- a CDS encoding HNH endonuclease domain-containing protein, whose product MEFYQADPTLENYWRGVILFGRNVASYKFALASALYEVDKTGSDLITLDQLAVPFSRYLCEHLKHAPKQITSRSSQFLETCLKFNRGEITHAQLIETTVRLGFNNVIDAFHYVNQGEIDKRFFLDERKTHNGIRLTDNFFLLGERLQYKNLAFETNARWNLVEQAWSMGISRNLVGVEFDEDNQLLFTRVNARRVDITSCRDSLNGYQKGRCFYCFKPISLVPEDAELADVDHFIPWAARKEVSNINGVWNLVLACRCCNRGVEGKSARIPDLRLLQRLHTRNEYFIQSKLPLHETIVQQTGQRPEARKSFLQRNWQAALEKLIHTWKPNAEGEATF is encoded by the coding sequence ATGGAATTTTATCAGGCCGATCCGACGCTTGAGAACTACTGGCGTGGTGTGATCCTCTTTGGAAGGAACGTCGCATCTTACAAATTTGCGCTGGCGTCAGCGTTGTATGAAGTGGATAAGACGGGCAGCGATTTGATTACGCTCGACCAGCTTGCCGTGCCGTTCAGCCGCTATCTTTGCGAGCACCTGAAGCATGCGCCAAAACAGATCACCTCCCGCAGCAGCCAATTTCTGGAAACCTGTCTGAAGTTCAACAGGGGTGAAATCACCCACGCTCAGCTCATTGAAACGACGGTGCGCCTTGGCTTTAACAACGTGATTGATGCCTTTCACTACGTGAACCAGGGCGAGATCGATAAACGTTTTTTCCTTGATGAGCGCAAAACCCACAACGGGATCCGCCTGACGGATAACTTCTTTTTACTGGGTGAACGCCTGCAGTATAAAAACCTCGCCTTTGAAACCAATGCCCGCTGGAACCTGGTGGAACAGGCATGGTCGATGGGGATTTCACGAAACCTTGTGGGCGTGGAGTTCGACGAAGATAATCAGCTGCTGTTCACGAGGGTAAACGCGCGTCGCGTAGACATCACCAGCTGCCGCGACAGCCTGAATGGTTACCAGAAAGGACGGTGTTTTTACTGCTTCAAACCCATCAGTCTGGTACCGGAAGACGCAGAACTGGCGGACGTCGACCACTTTATTCCATGGGCTGCCCGCAAAGAAGTGAGCAATATTAACGGCGTATGGAACTTAGTGCTGGCCTGCCGGTGTTGTAACCGTGGCGTTGAAGGCAAATCTGCACGCATTCCCGACCTCAGGCTCCTGCAGCGGTTACACACTCGCAATGAGTATTTTATTCAGAGCAAACTGCCGTTACATGAGACGATTGTTCAACAGACAGGGCAACGTCCTGAAGCACGGAAAAGCTTTCTTCAGCGTAACTGGCAGGCCGCGCTGGAAAAACTTATCCATACCTGGAAACCCAACGCAGAAGGCGAGGCAACGTTTTAA
- a CDS encoding endonuclease domain-containing protein, whose amino-acid sequence MVTRTDQLLRKAMRSYLEHLGNMPLAERITNAAAFEDVYRFLLNGSGRLELRRADVAAVRVFLWNYQYRRCAVTGKPLRLASAVLDHCHRTGRVRAVVHRSANAAEGGRYVGRTCGVNIINLKAMLDIYRKNYLGINLTYPT is encoded by the coding sequence ATGGTTACACGGACAGACCAACTACTAAGAAAAGCGATGCGGAGCTATCTGGAACACCTCGGCAATATGCCGCTGGCGGAACGGATTACAAATGCTGCTGCATTCGAAGATGTGTATCGCTTCCTATTGAATGGTTCCGGGCGGCTGGAGTTGCGCCGCGCTGATGTGGCCGCTGTCCGTGTCTTCCTGTGGAATTATCAATACCGACGCTGTGCGGTGACAGGTAAGCCGCTGCGCCTTGCGTCTGCCGTGCTGGATCACTGCCACCGAACCGGGCGCGTGCGTGCTGTGGTGCATCGCTCTGCTAACGCTGCTGAGGGTGGGCGATATGTTGGGCGTACTTGTGGCGTGAATATTATAAATTTGAAAGCTATGTTGGATATCTATCGTAAGAATTATTTAGGAATAAATCTTACGTATCCAACATAG
- a CDS encoding Eco47II family restriction endonuclease: MALLEYISDEDLFNEVETLLIKAKKKKDAAEKTFNSNVIDPFGALFEAPGFSSHEEWRNSELARQRQKTIQNHVGTFHQKILGHVDGWQDMGIGGIVDLLNEERKIIAEVKNKYSTVTGGDLADKYKGLDELVSPKYSRFKDYCAYFVNIIPRKPVRFDIPFTPSDKGSGTLCLSNPNIRIIDGASFYELVTGRPDALQELYSALPHAIEYVLNERLGQKGFSIPDKDSFIKYFGLAYG; the protein is encoded by the coding sequence ATGGCATTACTTGAATATATCAGTGATGAAGACCTTTTTAACGAAGTTGAAACCTTATTAATTAAAGCTAAAAAGAAAAAAGACGCCGCTGAGAAGACTTTTAACAGCAATGTGATTGACCCTTTTGGTGCGCTTTTTGAAGCTCCGGGTTTCTCATCCCATGAAGAGTGGCGAAACTCCGAACTTGCACGGCAACGTCAGAAGACCATTCAGAATCATGTTGGTACGTTTCACCAAAAAATCCTCGGCCATGTTGATGGATGGCAGGACATGGGAATCGGGGGTATCGTTGATCTCCTCAACGAAGAGAGAAAAATCATTGCAGAGGTGAAGAATAAATACTCAACGGTTACTGGCGGGGACTTAGCTGATAAGTATAAAGGTTTAGATGAACTGGTATCACCTAAATATAGCCGATTTAAGGATTACTGCGCTTACTTTGTTAATATAATCCCTCGCAAGCCTGTTAGGTTTGATATCCCTTTTACCCCCTCTGATAAAGGCAGCGGTACTCTGTGCCTTTCGAATCCTAACATCCGAATCATTGATGGCGCGAGCTTCTATGAGCTTGTCACGGGCAGACCGGATGCTCTGCAAGAACTTTATAGTGCTCTTCCTCACGCAATTGAGTATGTTTTGAACGAGCGTCTCGGACAGAAAGGCTTCTCCATCCCTGATAAAGATAGCTTTATTAAGTATTTTGGTCTCGCTTACGGCTGA
- a CDS encoding class I SAM-dependent methyltransferase, translating into MTLHYYQNHAQDFFDGTVNVDMTPLYEAFTQHLPHGARVLDAGCGSGRDAKAFHEMGYQVDAFDASSAMVELAKQHSGLPVQLMTFSEIEGKAQYDGIWCCASLLHVSSSELPAVMQKLADALKPGGVWYVSFKYGNGERVQGERRFTDLDEEGLRMGISNITDVAITSLWVTKDYRQERSERWLNGILHKKNTIF; encoded by the coding sequence ATGACTCTTCACTATTATCAGAACCACGCGCAGGATTTCTTCGATGGCACGGTCAATGTCGATATGACCCCGCTATACGAGGCCTTCACCCAACATCTGCCTCACGGTGCTCGTGTTCTGGATGCGGGCTGCGGTTCTGGTCGGGACGCAAAAGCCTTTCATGAGATGGGTTATCAGGTGGATGCTTTTGATGCCTCTTCCGCGATGGTGGAGCTGGCAAAGCAACATTCCGGGTTACCCGTGCAGCTGATGACGTTTTCAGAGATTGAGGGTAAAGCGCAGTACGATGGGATTTGGTGCTGTGCCTCTTTGCTGCATGTCTCCTCTTCTGAGCTGCCTGCCGTGATGCAGAAGCTTGCGGATGCGCTTAAGCCTGGCGGCGTCTGGTACGTGTCCTTTAAGTATGGCAACGGTGAGCGGGTACAGGGTGAAAGACGATTTACGGACCTGGATGAAGAGGGGCTGCGGATGGGAATAAGTAATATAACAGATGTAGCGATAACTTCGCTTTGGGTTACGAAGGATTATCGGCAGGAAAGAAGTGAGAGATGGTTAAATGGGATATTACATAAAAAAAACACTATTTTTTAG
- a CDS encoding IS5-like element ISKpn26 family transposase: protein MSHQLTFADSEFSTKRRQTRKEIFLSRMEQILPWQNMTAVIEPFYPKAGNGRRPYPLETMLRIHCMQHWYNLSDGAMEDALYEIASMRLFARLSLDSALPDRTTIMNFRHLLEQHQLARQLFKTINRWLAEAGVMMTQGTLVDATIIEAPSSTKNKEQQRDPEMHQTKKGNQWHFGMKAHIGVDAKSGLTHSLVTTAANEHDLNQLGNLLHGEEQFVSADAGYQGAPQREELAEVDVDWLIAERPGKVKTLKQHPRKNKTAINIEYMKASIRARVEHPFRIIKRQFGFVKARYKGLLKNDNQLAMLFTLANLFRVDQMIRQWERSQ, encoded by the coding sequence ATGAGCCATCAACTCACCTTCGCCGATAGTGAATTCAGCACTAAGCGCCGTCAGACCCGAAAAGAGATTTTCCTCTCCCGCATGGAGCAGATTCTGCCATGGCAGAATATGACCGCTGTCATCGAGCCGTTTTATCCCAAGGCGGGCAATGGCCGACGGCCCTATCCGCTGGAGACCATGCTGCGTATTCACTGCATGCAGCATTGGTACAACCTGAGCGACGGTGCCATGGAAGATGCCCTGTACGAAATCGCCTCCATGCGCCTGTTTGCCCGATTATCCCTGGATAGCGCCCTGCCGGATCGCACCACCATCATGAATTTCCGCCACCTGCTCGAGCAGCATCAACTGGCCCGTCAATTGTTCAAGACCATCAATCGCTGGCTGGCCGAAGCAGGCGTCATGATGACCCAAGGCACTTTGGTGGATGCCACCATCATTGAGGCACCCAGCTCTACCAAGAACAAAGAGCAGCAACGCGATCCGGAGATGCATCAGACCAAGAAAGGCAATCAGTGGCACTTTGGCATGAAGGCCCACATTGGTGTCGATGCCAAGAGTGGCCTGACCCACAGCCTGGTCACCACCGCGGCCAACGAGCATGACCTCAATCAGCTGGGTAATCTGCTTCATGGAGAGGAGCAATTTGTCTCAGCCGATGCCGGCTACCAAGGAGCGCCACAGCGCGAGGAGCTGGCCGAGGTGGATGTGGACTGGCTGATCGCCGAGCGTCCCGGCAAGGTAAAAACCTTGAAGCAGCATCCGCGCAAGAACAAAACGGCCATCAACATCGAATACATGAAAGCCAGCATCCGTGCCAGGGTGGAGCACCCGTTTCGCATCATCAAGCGGCAGTTCGGCTTCGTGAAAGCCAGATACAAAGGGCTGCTGAAAAACGATAACCAACTGGCGATGTTATTCACCCTGGCCAACCTGTTTCGGGTGGACCAAATGATACGTCAGTGGGAGAGATCTCAGTAA
- a CDS encoding IS1-like element IS1B family transposase (programmed frameshift): MASVSISCPSCSATDGVVRNGKSTAGHQRYLCSHCRKTWQLQFTYTASQPGTHQKIIDMAMNGVGCRATARIMGVGLNTIFRHFKKLRPQSVTSRIQPGSDVIVCAEMDEQWGYVGAKSRQRWLFYAYDRLRKTVVAHVFGERTMATLGRLMSLLSPFDVVIWMTDGWPLYESRLKGKLHVISKRYTQRIERHNLNLRQHLARLGRKSLSFSKSVELHDKVIGHYLNIKHYQ; the protein is encoded by the exons GTGGCTTCTGTTTCTATCAGCTGTCCCTCCTGTTCAGCTACTGACGGGGTGGTGCGTAACGGCAAAAGCACTGCCGGACATCAGCGCTATCTCTGCTCTCACTGCCGTAAAACATGGCAACTGCAGTTCACTTACACCGCTTCTCAACCCGGTACGCACCAGAAAATCATTGATATGGCCATGAATGGCGTTGGATGCCGGGCAACCGCCCGCATTATGGGCGTTGGCCTCAACACGATTTTCCGCCATT TTAAAAAACTCAGGCCGCAGTCGGTAACCTCGCGCATACAGCCGGGCAGTGACGTCATCGTCTGCGCGGAAATGGACGAACAGTGGGGATACGTCGGGGCTAAATCGCGCCAGCGCTGGCTGTTTTACGCGTATGACAGGCTCCGGAAGACGGTTGTTGCGCACGTATTCGGTGAACGCACTATGGCGACGCTGGGGCGTCTTATGAGCCTGCTGTCACCCTTTGACGTGGTGATATGGATGACGGATGGCTGGCCGCTGTATGAATCCCGCCTGAAGGGAAAGCTGCACGTAATCAGCAAGCGATATACGCAGCGAATTGAGCGGCATAACCTGAATCTGAGGCAGCACCTGGCACGGCTGGGACGGAAGTCGCTGTCGTTCTCAAAATCGGTGGAGCTGCATGACAAAGTCATCGGGCATTATCTGAACATAAAACACTATCAATAA
- a CDS encoding HNH endonuclease signature motif containing protein produces MVNDAYAPELLRSLFLYDPVTGRLHHIANRRRVKAGSYADSTRRADGYRQVALRLDGKQYQLKAHRVAWILAHGAIPDGLQVDHINGIRDDNRLCNLRLVTQRENDQNRRKARGYSWNKGCSKWEAYIRVNGVRHHLGLFTTEAAARDAYLKAKARYHPSTPADLLQAA; encoded by the coding sequence ATGGTTAATGATGCTTACGCCCCTGAGTTATTGCGATCCCTTTTCCTGTATGACCCGGTGACAGGTCGCCTGCACCATATAGCTAACCGACGCCGGGTTAAGGCTGGCTCCTATGCTGACTCCACCCGGCGAGCTGATGGTTATCGTCAAGTTGCCCTGCGACTTGATGGCAAGCAGTACCAGCTAAAAGCCCATCGCGTGGCGTGGATTCTTGCGCATGGCGCTATTCCTGATGGTCTGCAAGTTGACCACATCAACGGTATCCGTGACGACAACCGCCTATGCAATCTGCGCTTGGTTACGCAGCGGGAAAACGACCAGAACCGACGCAAGGCAAGGGGGTATAGCTGGAATAAGGGCTGTAGCAAATGGGAGGCTTACATTCGCGTTAATGGTGTACGCCATCACCTTGGCTTATTTACTACCGAAGCGGCGGCGCGTGATGCCTATCTAAAAGCTAAAGCCAGATACCATCCCTCAACGCCAGCCGATTTGTTGCAGGCTGCCTAA
- the dcm gene encoding DNA (cytosine-5-)-methyltransferase, with amino-acid sequence MLKEEFSLSEVADILGVSKETLRRWDTAGKLVSQRNDENNYRFYRKDQLKHFEQAQFLFKSQWSDESKTCNNIYTVLELFAGAGGMALGLEKAGLKSVLLNEIDSHACKTLRKNRPEWNVVEGDVSKVDFTPYRNTVDVLAGGFPCQAFSYAGKKLGFEDTRGTLFFEFARAVKEINPKVLLAENVRGLLNHDDGRTLDTIKSIITDLGYTLFEPRVLKAIFYKVPQKRERLIIVAVRNDLANGIDYEWPSSYNKILTLKDALKKGELYDSDVPESEGQKYPKRKAEILSMVPPGGYWRDLPEDIQKEYMLKSFYLGGGKTGMARRLSWDEPSLTLTCAPAQKQTERCHPEETRPLTVREYARIQTFPDDWVFEGPMSAKYKQIGNAVPVNLSFAVGKSVVHLLEKINKR; translated from the coding sequence ATGTTAAAGGAAGAGTTTTCACTTTCAGAAGTTGCAGACATTTTGGGTGTGTCAAAAGAAACTTTAAGGCGTTGGGACACTGCTGGAAAATTAGTTTCTCAACGAAATGACGAGAACAACTATCGTTTTTATAGAAAAGATCAACTTAAACATTTTGAACAGGCTCAGTTTTTATTCAAAAGCCAGTGGTCTGACGAGTCTAAAACCTGTAATAACATTTATACTGTATTAGAATTATTTGCTGGCGCAGGGGGTATGGCTTTAGGTTTGGAAAAAGCAGGTTTGAAATCTGTTTTACTAAATGAAATTGATTCCCATGCTTGTAAGACGTTACGAAAAAATAGACCTGAATGGAATGTGGTTGAAGGCGATGTGAGCAAAGTTGACTTCACCCCTTATAGGAATACCGTTGACGTACTGGCTGGCGGTTTCCCTTGCCAAGCATTCTCTTATGCTGGCAAAAAACTTGGCTTTGAAGATACACGAGGTACCCTTTTCTTTGAGTTTGCCAGAGCAGTTAAAGAAATTAATCCGAAGGTTCTTTTAGCCGAGAACGTACGAGGATTGCTTAATCATGATGATGGGCGGACTTTAGATACAATAAAAAGTATTATCACTGACTTGGGCTACACTTTATTTGAGCCAAGGGTACTTAAGGCTATTTTCTACAAAGTACCACAAAAACGCGAGCGTTTGATTATAGTGGCTGTAAGGAATGATCTTGCTAATGGCATCGATTATGAATGGCCTTCTTCTTACAATAAAATATTAACACTTAAAGATGCTTTAAAAAAGGGAGAGCTGTACGATAGCGACGTACCAGAGTCAGAGGGACAAAAGTATCCTAAAAGAAAAGCCGAGATTCTAAGCATGGTTCCTCCTGGTGGCTACTGGAGAGATCTTCCAGAGGATATTCAAAAAGAATACATGCTCAAGAGTTTTTACTTAGGCGGTGGCAAAACTGGTATGGCTCGTCGCTTATCGTGGGATGAGCCAAGCCTAACTTTAACATGTGCCCCAGCCCAGAAACAAACAGAGCGTTGCCACCCGGAAGAAACACGACCATTAACAGTGCGTGAGTACGCAAGAATACAGACCTTCCCCGATGACTGGGTATTTGAAGGCCCAATGTCAGCGAAATATAAACAAATAGGGAATGCGGTTCCTGTTAATCTGTCATTTGCCGTTGGCAAATCAGTTGTACATCTTTTAGAAAAAATAAATAAAAGATAA
- a CDS encoding DEAD/DEAH box helicase yields MPTRLNRLLALAADAEPLNTAPADAQQLVADKIVVSRNKQCPVKRKPIQAAFNTESQEFYFNADDSVMSFREWKEANGIGRKTHARRADAGLRQIIQPGDAIHCRRAELVMWLNKKPARYAEPLPPDFPGVRVDDAALKPREHAIPEATTGQNAFLKACREFLICDEKTIRRINRGMSKLEAMRHADFDTLGDSPEFHQLWGSELKSTKDNFNTKNQHCDVGGADLPPSIPPLVTAPYRFRELEQCDRPAFVPLPPPDGGDWRPGQQDVAAAVFARDRDMLAVLPTGYGKTAAFTYALQFESGTGDGLTVIVVPTNTIKQQVLQQLRETGVHAVAFGDKLPKRRNAQQLAGLAAGAFRVVVVSPEHLVPGSQVLAALMAAGVDRFIIDEVHTVDDWEFRAAFPAMKHTLQNAFPDAQRCAFTATLRRGDEFELMKELGCRGEFLTFRASAARENIQLVPVRQCEAQRRAAVGLVDALPVDEKTLVMVDSIKMLYAYLDELGSRARPYHSDTRRLSRDQRHANAEWFATTPGAVLIATKAFGLGADIPDVHNVIITYTPEDLPDLVQMVGRAGRDGQPARAFLLWSSLALGAAPDELAALYRPENCNWGYISRFL; encoded by the coding sequence ATGCCCACGAGATTGAACCGCCTGCTTGCGCTGGCCGCTGACGCCGAACCGCTGAACACTGCGCCTGCGGATGCTCAGCAACTGGTTGCGGATAAGATAGTTGTATCGCGTAACAAGCAATGTCCTGTAAAGCGTAAACCCATACAGGCTGCGTTTAATACGGAGTCACAAGAGTTTTACTTTAACGCTGACGATTCTGTTATGTCGTTCCGAGAATGGAAAGAGGCTAACGGAATCGGACGCAAGACACACGCCCGCCGCGCTGATGCAGGGTTGCGCCAGATTATCCAGCCGGGCGATGCAATCCACTGCCGCCGCGCTGAGCTGGTGATGTGGCTAAACAAAAAGCCTGCCCGGTACGCCGAGCCGCTGCCACCAGATTTCCCCGGTGTTCGCGTAGACGATGCCGCATTGAAACCGCGTGAGCACGCCATCCCGGAAGCGACCACGGGGCAAAACGCCTTTCTTAAAGCCTGTCGCGAGTTTCTGATTTGTGATGAGAAGACCATCCGCCGCATCAATCGTGGCATGAGCAAGCTGGAGGCGATGCGCCACGCTGACTTTGACACCCTCGGGGATAGCCCGGAGTTTCACCAGCTATGGGGCAGTGAGCTGAAATCCACTAAGGACAATTTCAACACGAAGAACCAACACTGTGACGTTGGCGGCGCTGACCTGCCGCCGTCCATCCCGCCGCTGGTTACAGCGCCGTACAGGTTCCGTGAGCTGGAGCAATGCGACCGCCCGGCGTTTGTGCCATTACCGCCGCCAGATGGTGGCGACTGGCGACCCGGCCAGCAGGACGTAGCCGCCGCTGTGTTTGCCCGTGACCGCGATATGCTGGCGGTGCTGCCGACTGGGTACGGCAAGACGGCTGCGTTCACCTATGCCCTTCAATTCGAGTCTGGTACTGGTGACGGTCTGACCGTTATTGTTGTGCCTACGAATACTATCAAGCAGCAGGTGCTACAGCAGTTAAGGGAGACTGGCGTTCACGCGGTGGCCTTTGGCGATAAGCTACCGAAGCGGCGTAATGCGCAGCAACTTGCGGGGCTGGCTGCTGGGGCGTTTCGGGTGGTTGTCGTTTCGCCTGAGCATCTGGTGCCGGGTAGTCAGGTGCTGGCGGCACTGATGGCCGCTGGTGTGGACAGATTTATCATCGACGAAGTTCACACCGTGGACGACTGGGAGTTCCGCGCCGCTTTCCCCGCGATGAAGCACACCTTGCAAAATGCCTTCCCTGATGCGCAGCGTTGCGCGTTTACCGCGACCCTGCGAAGAGGTGATGAGTTTGAGCTGATGAAAGAGCTGGGCTGTCGTGGCGAGTTCCTGACCTTCCGCGCCAGCGCTGCCAGAGAAAACATCCAGCTTGTTCCTGTTCGGCAATGTGAAGCGCAGCGCCGGGCTGCTGTTGGTCTGGTCGATGCCCTCCCGGTGGATGAAAAGACGCTGGTGATGGTGGACAGTATCAAAATGCTTTACGCGTACCTCGACGAGCTGGGAAGCCGCGCCCGGCCTTATCATTCCGACACCCGCCGTCTGAGCCGTGACCAGCGACACGCTAACGCTGAGTGGTTTGCCACTACGCCCGGTGCGGTTCTGATTGCTACTAAAGCCTTCGGGCTGGGGGCTGATATCCCTGACGTGCATAACGTAATCATCACTTATACCCCCGAAGACCTGCCCGATTTAGTGCAGATGGTTGGCCGTGCTGGACGCGACGGACAACCTGCCCGCGCGTTTCTGCTGTGGTCATCACTGGCGCTCGGTGCAGCACCTGATGAGCTGGCGGCGTTGTACCGCCCTGAAAACTGCAATTGGGGCTACATCTCCCGCTTCCTCTGA
- a CDS encoding site-specific integrase: protein MSFKRDRYLVLDPCGNYLVRIAIPSYMRHLFQGKRYFMKSTGTRDIRQARLFRDAIALEWTRLRNLLKPQGGSSVDQIIDELRRVSVYAKEAPASFGASIQACPSLLKMRDLYLLQYSEKRKLTTLSKTNKAVEVLLTHLKKKDVQLRDINRTIVTGWLDKLKTERAPQTIQNYISALAQIWDLARNRYHDAPQDNPWRGHALEAKSSKVSYEVFAPGELAKVYDLLDDEMKAVTAIGAYSGMRINEICTLRESSIKTIEGVLCFEITEGKTKSAARIVPVHSKIIPLVKSLLKTTHSGFLFYHASITDRADGKRSTWHTQQFTRAKRKVLGEPAAERKVFHSLRHAFVQQLDRAQVPEDRIALLVGHERGNTESFKTYSKNSASPIELARYIEQVAYLEI from the coding sequence ATGAGTTTCAAGAGAGATCGTTATCTAGTTTTAGATCCCTGCGGGAATTACCTCGTGCGGATAGCTATTCCCAGCTACATGCGCCACCTGTTCCAAGGGAAGCGCTACTTTATGAAAAGCACAGGGACACGAGACATACGGCAAGCGCGTTTGTTTCGCGATGCTATTGCTCTGGAATGGACTCGCTTACGGAATCTGCTAAAGCCACAAGGAGGCTCATCCGTCGATCAAATCATTGATGAGCTACGCCGTGTCAGTGTGTATGCCAAGGAGGCACCCGCATCATTTGGAGCATCGATTCAGGCTTGCCCTTCCTTGCTAAAAATGCGTGATTTGTACCTGCTTCAATACAGCGAGAAGCGAAAGCTAACCACCCTATCCAAGACCAATAAAGCCGTAGAGGTGCTGTTAACCCACCTGAAAAAGAAAGATGTTCAGTTGCGAGATATTAACCGAACCATAGTTACAGGCTGGTTAGATAAACTCAAAACTGAGCGAGCGCCCCAAACCATCCAGAACTATATAAGCGCACTGGCGCAGATATGGGATCTGGCACGCAATCGCTATCACGATGCGCCGCAGGATAATCCTTGGCGCGGCCATGCGCTCGAAGCAAAAAGCAGCAAGGTCAGCTATGAAGTCTTCGCGCCGGGCGAGCTAGCAAAGGTCTATGATTTGCTCGATGATGAGATGAAAGCGGTAACGGCTATTGGGGCATACAGCGGTATGCGGATCAATGAAATATGTACGTTGCGTGAGAGCAGTATTAAAACTATCGAGGGCGTTTTGTGCTTTGAGATCACCGAGGGGAAGACCAAGAGCGCGGCGCGAATCGTCCCTGTACACAGCAAGATAATCCCTCTCGTGAAGTCGTTGCTCAAGACCACACATAGCGGTTTTCTGTTCTATCACGCCTCAATCACAGACCGGGCAGACGGAAAGCGTTCAACGTGGCACACCCAGCAGTTCACACGGGCGAAGCGCAAAGTTCTTGGCGAACCTGCCGCAGAGAGAAAAGTGTTTCATTCACTCCGACATGCGTTTGTGCAACAGCTCGACCGTGCTCAAGTACCAGAGGATCGCATTGCCTTACTCGTCGGCCATGAGCGAGGTAACACGGAGAGCTTCAAAACTTATTCCAAAAATTCTGCATCTCCAATTGAATTGGCTCGGTATATAGAACAAGTGGCTTATCTCGAAATTTAG